The following are encoded together in the Onychostoma macrolepis isolate SWU-2019 chromosome 03, ASM1243209v1, whole genome shotgun sequence genome:
- the plcd3a gene encoding 1-phosphatidylinositol 4,5-bisphosphate phosphodiesterase delta-3-A isoform X2, with amino-acid sequence MSVYPICRDIKTDSQMLPSMNNMTPLSRVLDDEDVLLMLQGSKMMKVRSQRWRKDRSLKLLEDCVTVWCESSKTSRKGKRQQTFCVTEVECVREGCQSECLRRMAGLVPETHCFTVVFRGGRKSLDLCCSTQDEAERWVRGLRTLKDRISNMSQKEKLDHWIRGYLRRADQNQDGKMSYDEVKHLLQLINIDLNEQYAHTLFKKCDRSCDGRLDHVEIEEFCRELMRRPELDAVFRHYSGNGCVLTTLELRDFLGDQGEDASLAHAKTLIHTYELNNWARKNLFMTQNGFTMYMLSNENDVFNPDHAHVYQDMRRPLAHYYISSSHNTYLTKDQVTSASSTEPYIRALHQGCRCVELDCWDGDKGEPMIFHGHTLTSKVLFKEVIETIAQYAFKTSPYPLILSLENHCSVEQQAVMAQHLRSILGKKLLRKPLNDLPLKDLPSPEELMGRILLKGKKLGGLLGKIDSWASFSYSSDEESTAGGSGNKKESKRDLGRSVSTKLSPELSDLVVYCQSVPFSGFETASQRPPSMMSSFSENEALKLIKDTGKLFVRHNSRQLSRVYPSGQRLQSSNYDPQDMWNGGCQMVALNFQTPGEQMDLNQGRFLPNGRCGYVLKPDFLCHPKSNFDPENTGGGPGHIPTQLTIRVISAQQLPKINTDNPNSIVDPQVWVEIHGVSIDKARAKTQRIDNNGFNPRWDCTVSFQLQVPELALVRFMVEDHDYKSKNDFIGQFTLPFTSLRTGYRHVHLLKADGSNLSPATLFIHVKVVRRGVPIKTVSERIGKA; translated from the exons atgtCAGTGTACCCTATATGTAGAGATATTAAAACAGATTCTCAGATGCTGCCTTCCATGAACAACATGACACCTTTGTCAC GTGTGCTGGACGATGAAGATGTGCTGCTGATGCTGCAGGGGTCGAAGATGATGAAGGTTCGATCTCAGCGTTGGCGGAAGGATAGGAGCCTGAAGCTTCTGGAGGACTGTGTGACGGTGTGGTGTGAGTCCAGCAAAACCTCCCGCAAAGGCAAAAGGCAGCAGACCT TCTGTGTGACGGAGGTGGAGTGTGTGCGGGAGGGGTGTCAGTCGGAGTGTCTGCGACGAATGGCAGGTCTGGTTCCAGAGACCCACTGCTTCACTGTGGTCTTCCGCGGAGGAAGGAAAAGCCTGGATCTGTGTTGCTCCACACAGGATGAAGCGGAGCGCTGGGTTCGAGGCCTCCGCACGCTCAAAGACCGCATCTCCAACATGAGCCAGAAAGAAAAGCTGGACCA TTGGATTCGAGGCTATCTGAGACGTGCGGATCAGAACCAGGATGGGAAGATGAGCTACGACGAGGTGAAACATCTGCTACAGCTGATCAACATTGACCTGAACGAACAGTATGCACACACACTATTCAAG AAGTGTGATCGCTCGTGTGATGGCCGGCTGGATCACGTGGAGATAGAGGAGTTCTGTCGTGAGCTGATGCGCAGGCCGGAGCTGGACGCGGTGTTCAGGCATTATTCTGGTAATGGGTGTGTGCTGACCACCTTGGAGCTGAGGGATTTTCTCGGGGACCAGGGCGAAGACGCATCACTGGCCCATGCAAAGACTCTCATCCACACCTATGAGCTCAACAACTGGG CCCGGAAGAATCTGTTCATGACCCAGAACGGTTTCACCATGTACATGCTCTCGAATGAGAATGATGTGTTTAACCCAGATCACGCTCACGTGTATCAGGACATGAGGCGACCGCTGGCACACTACTACATCTCTTCTTCTCATAATACGTACCTCACCAAAGACCAGGTGACCAGTGCCAGCAGCACCGAGCCCTATATCAG agcTCTGCATCAGGGCTGTCGCTGTGTTGAACTGGACTGCTGGGATGGTGATAAAGGAGAGCCCATGATCTTCCACGGACACACGCTCACCTCCAAAGTGCTCTTTAAAGAAGTCATTGAGACCATCGCTCAGTACGCCTTCAAG ACATCTCCGTATCCTCTGATCTTGTCCCTGGAAAATCACTGCTCAGTGGAGCAGCAGGCGGTCATGGCGCAGCACCTTCGCTCTATTCTGGGAAAGAAGCTCCTGAGAAAGCCACTCAATGACCTGCCCCTCAAAGACCTACCCTCACCTGAG GAGTTGATGGGGCGGATCTTGCTGAAGGGGAAGAAGTTAGGTGGTCTGCTGGGGAAGATTGACAGCTGGGCTAGCTTCTCATATAGCTCAGATGAAGAGTCTACTGCTGGAGGGAGCGGGAACAAAAAGGAATCTAAAAGGGATCTTGGGAGA TCTGTGAGCACTAAACTGAGTCCAGAGCTGTCAGATCTGGTGGTGTACTGTCAGAGTGTGCCCTTCAGTGGTTTTGAGACAGCCAGCCAGAGACCTCCTAGCATGATGTCCTCTTTCTCTGAGAATGAGGCGCTCAAACTCATCAAAGACACAG GGAAGCTGTTTGTTCGACACAACAGTCGGCAGCTGAGCAGGGTTTACCCATCAGGCCAGAGGTTACAGTCCTCCAACTACGACCCCCAGGACATGTGGAACGGAGGCTGCCAGATGG TGGCTCTGAACTTCCAGACACCAGGAGAGCAGATGGACCTGAACCAGGGCCGCTTTCTGCCCAACGGCCGCTGCGGATATGTGCTCAAACCTGACTTCCTGTGTCACCCAAAGTCCAACTTTGACCCTGAGAACACGGGTGGAGGACCAGGACATATACCCACACAGCTCACCATACGG GTGATCTCGGCCCAGCAACTTCCTAAAATAAACACAGACAATCCCAATTCCATTGTGGACCCACAGGTCTGGGTGGAGATCCATGGAGTTTCCATCGATAAGGCTCGTGCAAAAACCCAGCGCATTGACAACAATG GTTTCAACCCTCGTTGGGACTGTACTGTGAGCTTTCAGCTGCAGGTGCCTGAACTGGCCTTGGTGCGTTTTATGGTGGAAGATCACGACTACAAATCCAAAAATGATTTCATTGGCCAGTTCACACTCCCATTCACCAGCCTACGAACAG GTTATCGTCATGTTCACCTGCTAAAAGCAGACGGCTCCAATCTGTCTCCTGCCACCCTCTTCATCCATGTCAAGGTGGTTCGGCGAGGAGTTCCTATTAAAACCGTTTCTGAGCGGATAGGCAAGGCCTGA
- the plcd3a gene encoding 1-phosphatidylinositol 4,5-bisphosphate phosphodiesterase delta-3-A isoform X1, translated as MLGRKKKPDTTQTEPKAFETKTHDPLRRLGVLDDEDVLLMLQGSKMMKVRSQRWRKDRSLKLLEDCVTVWCESSKTSRKGKRQQTFCVTEVECVREGCQSECLRRMAGLVPETHCFTVVFRGGRKSLDLCCSTQDEAERWVRGLRTLKDRISNMSQKEKLDHWIRGYLRRADQNQDGKMSYDEVKHLLQLINIDLNEQYAHTLFKKCDRSCDGRLDHVEIEEFCRELMRRPELDAVFRHYSGNGCVLTTLELRDFLGDQGEDASLAHAKTLIHTYELNNWARKNLFMTQNGFTMYMLSNENDVFNPDHAHVYQDMRRPLAHYYISSSHNTYLTKDQVTSASSTEPYIRALHQGCRCVELDCWDGDKGEPMIFHGHTLTSKVLFKEVIETIAQYAFKTSPYPLILSLENHCSVEQQAVMAQHLRSILGKKLLRKPLNDLPLKDLPSPEELMGRILLKGKKLGGLLGKIDSWASFSYSSDEESTAGGSGNKKESKRDLGRSVSTKLSPELSDLVVYCQSVPFSGFETASQRPPSMMSSFSENEALKLIKDTGKLFVRHNSRQLSRVYPSGQRLQSSNYDPQDMWNGGCQMVALNFQTPGEQMDLNQGRFLPNGRCGYVLKPDFLCHPKSNFDPENTGGGPGHIPTQLTIRVISAQQLPKINTDNPNSIVDPQVWVEIHGVSIDKARAKTQRIDNNGFNPRWDCTVSFQLQVPELALVRFMVEDHDYKSKNDFIGQFTLPFTSLRTGYRHVHLLKADGSNLSPATLFIHVKVVRRGVPIKTVSERIGKA; from the exons ATGCTGGGGAGGAAGAAGAAACCAGACACAACTCAGACTGAACCCAAAGCGTTCGAGACGAAAACCCACGATCCGCTTCGGAGGCTTG GTGTGCTGGACGATGAAGATGTGCTGCTGATGCTGCAGGGGTCGAAGATGATGAAGGTTCGATCTCAGCGTTGGCGGAAGGATAGGAGCCTGAAGCTTCTGGAGGACTGTGTGACGGTGTGGTGTGAGTCCAGCAAAACCTCCCGCAAAGGCAAAAGGCAGCAGACCT TCTGTGTGACGGAGGTGGAGTGTGTGCGGGAGGGGTGTCAGTCGGAGTGTCTGCGACGAATGGCAGGTCTGGTTCCAGAGACCCACTGCTTCACTGTGGTCTTCCGCGGAGGAAGGAAAAGCCTGGATCTGTGTTGCTCCACACAGGATGAAGCGGAGCGCTGGGTTCGAGGCCTCCGCACGCTCAAAGACCGCATCTCCAACATGAGCCAGAAAGAAAAGCTGGACCA TTGGATTCGAGGCTATCTGAGACGTGCGGATCAGAACCAGGATGGGAAGATGAGCTACGACGAGGTGAAACATCTGCTACAGCTGATCAACATTGACCTGAACGAACAGTATGCACACACACTATTCAAG AAGTGTGATCGCTCGTGTGATGGCCGGCTGGATCACGTGGAGATAGAGGAGTTCTGTCGTGAGCTGATGCGCAGGCCGGAGCTGGACGCGGTGTTCAGGCATTATTCTGGTAATGGGTGTGTGCTGACCACCTTGGAGCTGAGGGATTTTCTCGGGGACCAGGGCGAAGACGCATCACTGGCCCATGCAAAGACTCTCATCCACACCTATGAGCTCAACAACTGGG CCCGGAAGAATCTGTTCATGACCCAGAACGGTTTCACCATGTACATGCTCTCGAATGAGAATGATGTGTTTAACCCAGATCACGCTCACGTGTATCAGGACATGAGGCGACCGCTGGCACACTACTACATCTCTTCTTCTCATAATACGTACCTCACCAAAGACCAGGTGACCAGTGCCAGCAGCACCGAGCCCTATATCAG agcTCTGCATCAGGGCTGTCGCTGTGTTGAACTGGACTGCTGGGATGGTGATAAAGGAGAGCCCATGATCTTCCACGGACACACGCTCACCTCCAAAGTGCTCTTTAAAGAAGTCATTGAGACCATCGCTCAGTACGCCTTCAAG ACATCTCCGTATCCTCTGATCTTGTCCCTGGAAAATCACTGCTCAGTGGAGCAGCAGGCGGTCATGGCGCAGCACCTTCGCTCTATTCTGGGAAAGAAGCTCCTGAGAAAGCCACTCAATGACCTGCCCCTCAAAGACCTACCCTCACCTGAG GAGTTGATGGGGCGGATCTTGCTGAAGGGGAAGAAGTTAGGTGGTCTGCTGGGGAAGATTGACAGCTGGGCTAGCTTCTCATATAGCTCAGATGAAGAGTCTACTGCTGGAGGGAGCGGGAACAAAAAGGAATCTAAAAGGGATCTTGGGAGA TCTGTGAGCACTAAACTGAGTCCAGAGCTGTCAGATCTGGTGGTGTACTGTCAGAGTGTGCCCTTCAGTGGTTTTGAGACAGCCAGCCAGAGACCTCCTAGCATGATGTCCTCTTTCTCTGAGAATGAGGCGCTCAAACTCATCAAAGACACAG GGAAGCTGTTTGTTCGACACAACAGTCGGCAGCTGAGCAGGGTTTACCCATCAGGCCAGAGGTTACAGTCCTCCAACTACGACCCCCAGGACATGTGGAACGGAGGCTGCCAGATGG TGGCTCTGAACTTCCAGACACCAGGAGAGCAGATGGACCTGAACCAGGGCCGCTTTCTGCCCAACGGCCGCTGCGGATATGTGCTCAAACCTGACTTCCTGTGTCACCCAAAGTCCAACTTTGACCCTGAGAACACGGGTGGAGGACCAGGACATATACCCACACAGCTCACCATACGG GTGATCTCGGCCCAGCAACTTCCTAAAATAAACACAGACAATCCCAATTCCATTGTGGACCCACAGGTCTGGGTGGAGATCCATGGAGTTTCCATCGATAAGGCTCGTGCAAAAACCCAGCGCATTGACAACAATG GTTTCAACCCTCGTTGGGACTGTACTGTGAGCTTTCAGCTGCAGGTGCCTGAACTGGCCTTGGTGCGTTTTATGGTGGAAGATCACGACTACAAATCCAAAAATGATTTCATTGGCCAGTTCACACTCCCATTCACCAGCCTACGAACAG GTTATCGTCATGTTCACCTGCTAAAAGCAGACGGCTCCAATCTGTCTCCTGCCACCCTCTTCATCCATGTCAAGGTGGTTCGGCGAGGAGTTCCTATTAAAACCGTTTCTGAGCGGATAGGCAAGGCCTGA
- the plcd3a gene encoding 1-phosphatidylinositol 4,5-bisphosphate phosphodiesterase delta-3-A isoform X3, whose amino-acid sequence MWHQWFNHNFTKFSLTVHTWIRGYLRRADQNQDGKMSYDEVKHLLQLINIDLNEQYAHTLFKKCDRSCDGRLDHVEIEEFCRELMRRPELDAVFRHYSGNGCVLTTLELRDFLGDQGEDASLAHAKTLIHTYELNNWARKNLFMTQNGFTMYMLSNENDVFNPDHAHVYQDMRRPLAHYYISSSHNTYLTKDQVTSASSTEPYIRALHQGCRCVELDCWDGDKGEPMIFHGHTLTSKVLFKEVIETIAQYAFKTSPYPLILSLENHCSVEQQAVMAQHLRSILGKKLLRKPLNDLPLKDLPSPEELMGRILLKGKKLGGLLGKIDSWASFSYSSDEESTAGGSGNKKESKRDLGRSVSTKLSPELSDLVVYCQSVPFSGFETASQRPPSMMSSFSENEALKLIKDTGKLFVRHNSRQLSRVYPSGQRLQSSNYDPQDMWNGGCQMVALNFQTPGEQMDLNQGRFLPNGRCGYVLKPDFLCHPKSNFDPENTGGGPGHIPTQLTIRVISAQQLPKINTDNPNSIVDPQVWVEIHGVSIDKARAKTQRIDNNGFNPRWDCTVSFQLQVPELALVRFMVEDHDYKSKNDFIGQFTLPFTSLRTGYRHVHLLKADGSNLSPATLFIHVKVVRRGVPIKTVSERIGKA is encoded by the exons atgtggcatcagtggttcaaccataattttacgaag TTTTCCTTGACTGTGCACACTTGGATTCGAGGCTATCTGAGACGTGCGGATCAGAACCAGGATGGGAAGATGAGCTACGACGAGGTGAAACATCTGCTACAGCTGATCAACATTGACCTGAACGAACAGTATGCACACACACTATTCAAG AAGTGTGATCGCTCGTGTGATGGCCGGCTGGATCACGTGGAGATAGAGGAGTTCTGTCGTGAGCTGATGCGCAGGCCGGAGCTGGACGCGGTGTTCAGGCATTATTCTGGTAATGGGTGTGTGCTGACCACCTTGGAGCTGAGGGATTTTCTCGGGGACCAGGGCGAAGACGCATCACTGGCCCATGCAAAGACTCTCATCCACACCTATGAGCTCAACAACTGGG CCCGGAAGAATCTGTTCATGACCCAGAACGGTTTCACCATGTACATGCTCTCGAATGAGAATGATGTGTTTAACCCAGATCACGCTCACGTGTATCAGGACATGAGGCGACCGCTGGCACACTACTACATCTCTTCTTCTCATAATACGTACCTCACCAAAGACCAGGTGACCAGTGCCAGCAGCACCGAGCCCTATATCAG agcTCTGCATCAGGGCTGTCGCTGTGTTGAACTGGACTGCTGGGATGGTGATAAAGGAGAGCCCATGATCTTCCACGGACACACGCTCACCTCCAAAGTGCTCTTTAAAGAAGTCATTGAGACCATCGCTCAGTACGCCTTCAAG ACATCTCCGTATCCTCTGATCTTGTCCCTGGAAAATCACTGCTCAGTGGAGCAGCAGGCGGTCATGGCGCAGCACCTTCGCTCTATTCTGGGAAAGAAGCTCCTGAGAAAGCCACTCAATGACCTGCCCCTCAAAGACCTACCCTCACCTGAG GAGTTGATGGGGCGGATCTTGCTGAAGGGGAAGAAGTTAGGTGGTCTGCTGGGGAAGATTGACAGCTGGGCTAGCTTCTCATATAGCTCAGATGAAGAGTCTACTGCTGGAGGGAGCGGGAACAAAAAGGAATCTAAAAGGGATCTTGGGAGA TCTGTGAGCACTAAACTGAGTCCAGAGCTGTCAGATCTGGTGGTGTACTGTCAGAGTGTGCCCTTCAGTGGTTTTGAGACAGCCAGCCAGAGACCTCCTAGCATGATGTCCTCTTTCTCTGAGAATGAGGCGCTCAAACTCATCAAAGACACAG GGAAGCTGTTTGTTCGACACAACAGTCGGCAGCTGAGCAGGGTTTACCCATCAGGCCAGAGGTTACAGTCCTCCAACTACGACCCCCAGGACATGTGGAACGGAGGCTGCCAGATGG TGGCTCTGAACTTCCAGACACCAGGAGAGCAGATGGACCTGAACCAGGGCCGCTTTCTGCCCAACGGCCGCTGCGGATATGTGCTCAAACCTGACTTCCTGTGTCACCCAAAGTCCAACTTTGACCCTGAGAACACGGGTGGAGGACCAGGACATATACCCACACAGCTCACCATACGG GTGATCTCGGCCCAGCAACTTCCTAAAATAAACACAGACAATCCCAATTCCATTGTGGACCCACAGGTCTGGGTGGAGATCCATGGAGTTTCCATCGATAAGGCTCGTGCAAAAACCCAGCGCATTGACAACAATG GTTTCAACCCTCGTTGGGACTGTACTGTGAGCTTTCAGCTGCAGGTGCCTGAACTGGCCTTGGTGCGTTTTATGGTGGAAGATCACGACTACAAATCCAAAAATGATTTCATTGGCCAGTTCACACTCCCATTCACCAGCCTACGAACAG GTTATCGTCATGTTCACCTGCTAAAAGCAGACGGCTCCAATCTGTCTCCTGCCACCCTCTTCATCCATGTCAAGGTGGTTCGGCGAGGAGTTCCTATTAAAACCGTTTCTGAGCGGATAGGCAAGGCCTGA